The stretch of DNA CTTTGACGTCAAAGACGTCATGACCCATGTTTCGGAGTCCTTCGACCATAGGGACAAAGACGTTGGCATCAGCTATTAACAACATTTAAGCTACCTTGGACTCGTAAACCACTTCTTCAGTAGCCAGTCTGGCGGCATATTTAAGGCAAAGTTGGATATCCTTTTCAGTAAGTTGAGGGTAAGCTTGAAGGATATTTTCGTAAGTTTCACCGTCGGCAAGAAGATCAAGAATGATGTGGAC from Candidatus Desulfatibia profunda encodes:
- a CDS encoding DUF433 domain-containing protein, producing MRRILTDTKICHGKAHIEGTRIPVHIILDLLADGETYENILQAYPQLTEKDIQLCLKYAARLATEEVVYESKVA